One stretch of Armigeres subalbatus isolate Guangzhou_Male chromosome 2, GZ_Asu_2, whole genome shotgun sequence DNA includes these proteins:
- the LOC134215995 gene encoding dihydrofolate reductase, producing the protein MKKFSLIVAVCANGGIGIKGDLPWRLKQELKYFSRMTKKKQDTSKRNAIIMGRKTYFGVPETKRPLPERLNIILTRDPSAHVYPPDVMVCTSMQDALNRLDETPLVDEIENIWIVGGNAVYKEAMQSARCHRIYLTEIKKTFECDAFFPEINSDFQLVKNDEDVPEEIQEENGIQYQYRIYEKMAE; encoded by the exons atgaaaaaattcaGCTTGATCGTTGCTGTTTGTGCTAATGGAGGAATAGGAATCAAAGGCGATCTACCTTGGAGGTTGAA GCAAgagttgaaatatttttcaagaatgaCGAAGAAAAAACAGGACACTAGCAAACGCAATGCCATAATAATGGGACGGAAGACTTACTTCGGTGTACCTGAAACGAAACGACCGTTACCGGAGAGACTGAACATTATTCTTACCCGCGATCCCAGTGCCCACGTCTACCCGCCCGATGTGATGGTGTGTACAAGCATGCAGGATGCTTTGAACAGGCTTGATGAGACTCCGCTGGTGGATGAAATCGAAAACATATGGATTGTCGGTGGCAATGCAGTCTACAAGGAAGCGATGCAGTCTGCCAGATGCCATCGTATATATCTAACGGAGATCAAGAAGACATTTGAATGTGATGCTTTTTTCCCGGAAATCAACAGCGATTTTCAGTTGGTAAAAAATGACGAAGACGTGCCGGAGGAAATTCAAGAGGAAAACGGGATCCAGTATCAGTACCGCATTTACGAAAAAATGGCCGAGTGA
- the LOC134215996 gene encoding succinate dehydrogenase assembly factor 3, mitochondrial: MTCTSHIHRVRTLYKTLLRLHRGLPEGLQVLGNQYVRDEFRRHKTCTTHEASLFMNEWTDYAISLANQLGVRGKPNPVEYLGSNLEVNKLGDFRDEQVAQLYELLLASKGINEENR; the protein is encoded by the exons ATGACTTGTACATCGCATATACATCGTGTACGAACTTTATACAAAACATTGCTAAGATTACATAGAG gtTTGCCAGAAGGACTTCAAGTACTAGGAAATCAATATGTACGAGATGAATTTCGTAGGCATAAAACATGTACTACTCACGAAGCATCTCTATTCATGAATGAATGGACG GATTATGCTATTAGTTTAGCTAATCAGCTGGGTGTGAGGGGAAAACCCAATCCTGTCGAGTACTTGGGAAGTAATCTTGAAGTAAATAAACTAGGTGACTTTCGAGATGAACAAGTTGCACAATTGTACGAATTATTACTAGCATCCAAAGGAATAAACGAAGAAAATCGATAG